A single genomic interval of Pyrobaculum arsenaticum DSM 13514 harbors:
- the nucS gene encoding endonuclease NucS, which produces MYVASPPPSEAAGLINAGKKRGLVVVVGVCEVSYSGRAAASLGPGRRLVIIKRDGTLLVHEAEKAQPRIWNPPGSSTAAYVEEGRLVVKSVRQRPFEIVRVVFHAVDFVAAFEVSSTDLVLVGTEKDLVEALVRNPSFIEEGLEIVGVEVPVEAGHVDILARDKEGRYVVIEVKRDLATHEAVFQLARYVETYKRKGHAARGVLVAGDISASAYEYLKRFGLQFVKVNPRELTVATYKSTTEK; this is translated from the coding sequence ATGTACGTTGCCTCGCCGCCGCCTTCCGAGGCCGCCGGGCTTATCAATGCCGGAAAGAAGAGGGGTTTAGTCGTTGTTGTCGGCGTCTGTGAGGTTTCTTATTCGGGCAGGGCCGCGGCTTCGCTGGGACCCGGCCGCCGCCTTGTCATAATTAAAAGGGACGGTACCCTGCTGGTGCACGAGGCGGAGAAGGCTCAACCGCGTATCTGGAACCCGCCTGGGAGCTCCACTGCGGCGTATGTAGAGGAGGGGAGGCTTGTGGTTAAGAGTGTCAGGCAGAGGCCTTTTGAGATCGTTAGAGTTGTTTTCCACGCGGTGGATTTCGTGGCGGCTTTTGAAGTGAGCTCGACAGACTTGGTGCTTGTGGGTACTGAGAAGGACCTAGTAGAGGCGCTGGTGAGGAACCCCTCGTTTATTGAAGAGGGTCTGGAGATTGTGGGGGTTGAGGTCCCCGTGGAGGCGGGGCATGTAGACATCTTAGCCAGGGACAAGGAGGGCAGGTATGTAGTTATTGAAGTGAAGAGGGACTTGGCTACACACGAAGCGGTTTTCCAGCTTGCAAGGTATGTCGAAACGTACAAGAGGAAGGGCCACGCGGCTAGAGGGGTGCTGGTGGCAGGCGACATATCGGCATCGGCATATGAGTATTTGAAGAGGTTCGGTTTGCAGTTTGTAAAGGTTAATCCGAGAGAATTGACAGTAGCAACGTATAAATCCACGACTGAGAAGTAA